The window tcttatcattagctttattttgatctttgacttattatcatacgattcttgagttacaatcagtttattgattactttggtttgtataaaaaacccagtgtgtttgtaaataatgattcatattgccgaggctgttatttgtgttctggacttaacgggctgggctaggcagtaggaaggaccgaatagcacccaagactgctcgtacgatttcaagtatcaNNNNNNNNNNNNNNNNNNNNNNNNNNNNNNNNNNNNNNNNNNNNNNNNNNNNNNNNNNNNNNNNNNNNNNNNNNNNNNNNNNNNNNNNNNNNNNNNNNNNNNNNNNNNNNNNNNNNNNNNNNNNNNNNNNNNNNNNNNNNNNNNNNNNNNNNNNNNNNNNNNNNNNNNNNNNNNNNNNNNNNNNNNNNNNNNNNNNNNNNTCCTGACTTAATATATTGTAACACTTCATATAGCCAGAGTCTCTATTATTCGCCTTCATACAACAGAATGAGAGAATACAAATAGCAAACCCTGAAAACAGAACACCTCATTTTCTATAACTATCTTTCTCGTTGCTAACAGAGTTAAAACTACTCAAAAAAGCGTATAGCCCGTCTTAAGCAGTTATTCTTTAGCTCTGAAGTCATAATCCCAATTGGACAAGACAATCATTAATCCAATTTAGTTTTCATGTTTATCAAGAAGTGCTTCATTCAGTCTGAACAATCGTTCATACACCTTTAATAGCATGTGAACAAAATTACTATCTAATCTCATCATCTGAGTTCCTGAAATGCTATTCAATGTCTCTTGGGACCGTGCTTGAAGCTGTAATACTGTAGTACTCAACATCTGAATACTAGATCAGATAGAACGACAGTGATAACCATCGAAAAGTCTAGAATCTCATAGCACCGATTTATGCTGCATTTCCCAAACACGTATGCAGCAACCAAGCATGAACACTCAGTTCACCATACCTCTACAATACGGAAGATTAGTGTGAATAACCTTAAGAGTATCTAGAATTTGACTGCTACTTTTCGAAGAATTAAATAAATCCCTTAGatttattaaaatgattaaCTAGGTATTTCAGGAAAACAATAACTGTAACACGAAAGTATTCGGTCCTAAATAGTTCGGCATGATATCCATACAtctaaagaatatatatattttttgattgagatcatgaaccgattgatgttagaccaccattgaaaaccgtgaagtactggacagctatttcgtcctatagtgtgctcatccacgatctcgctcaCGGGGTAATTTTTTCACCCATGCGTGTACAATCATATATGTCTAAATGCCCACTTGTATCTTTCATGGCTATAAGCCATGTTTTAGCTAGGGAGATCTGAGAAACTCACCTTCTCCTCTCCACTTTTCACCTTGCTGTTAATGAATACTTGGAATTAACCTTATCAAAATAATTGGTATTCGagtttttattaataatattgcTTAAACTACATTAGCCTAGGTTTAATATACGGAGTTGAGTAGGATTTTAATTTTACGGTACATTCATCGTCACTCGTTATGGAGCCAGATAGAGGGCCTATAGTCTCATCAGAACAGGTGGTTCAGAGATTGTTTGACTTTTTCCCAATTATGGAATAAACGAGATACACCCGAGTCGTGGGACGAATCTACCACTCCGCAATCCGTCTCGTATTATTTTATGACTGTGAAAAATGGCCTTCACGAATAGATTTGttggttactagtattcgaccacAGGTGTCTGTGAAGCGTTGCTCGTGCACGTTTAAACAGCCGAATAAGCAatgttaaaattaaaaatattgctcgcatatGCTGGGACTACCGGATAAGTAttggtgaggttagacacagggtattagggaatgatggtaaatcagttaatgaagccatgaatcttcatcaactgagatggttgggccacgtgttacgtatgcctgaacacccattaccacgacgcgctatgctgtctactattggcgatggttgaaagaaagttgggggcggccaaaccaaaacgtgacatcagtgcttaaagtcactaacttctagtctgagccatgttggtagatgcagactacctggttgggatccgcgtgactatcgtaaccaatggttggagactgtgagtgacatggctcagaatcgatcacaatgtcgtaagtgtatacactcttgagattaaaattgcttcataacttccttccttcctatactatatccttatatacaacctatcttttatatactatcatcaccactaaattaactacttctatgaatccagtgttcatctcgttgtgctaacgaggtatggcaacttggaccgatgatGTATAAACATGCCTGGTtccacgttgtagctgattgactgactgactgattactcATATACAGAGAGCTATGTAGAAagatatttttatcattttgttcaattattttattcatctgtAATAAGAAAcaagtacaaactggtcattcTCTTCTACATATACCGTAAACGGGAATTTGTtaagaatagaaaaaaaaattcattcacacatatatatgCAATGAATAATAAACGAAAACCTTAAAAAGTAACCAATCAAAATGAAAGGAATAGGGAAGAAAGATTAAAATCAAATAGGTATACAATATCCTTTTTTTTTGAAGAGGTAgtcagaataaaacaaaatataccgTCATATATCTTCATGGATAGATCTTTTACAAGGAAAAATTGACTATGTACAAatagaacaacaacaagaaaaagaagaagaagaaagggTGATATCATTTTCATTTACTGTATTATAGAACACTTTCACAACTGAGttcatatttatatgaaattatGTTTAAATTAGTAATTAAGTAGTATTGATAGTTCTagtagaaaaataataaattcaataaacTAAACAATGAATAATCTTTAGTTTAATATAATCAAATTATATAACACATGTTTGTTTTAGTGTATTATACCATTAAAAGTAAAAAGTACAAAATTGATTGACTTTACAAGGAAAAGAACAGAAAGACTGTTGTTTTTTTACATGGAACTTTTACTCTTTTTTGTATTAACCATCTTTCCATTTGATCTTGAAACGTGTCACTTTATTTGTTGAAGTATTTTTAATGTTATTAGTTGTATTAATTGAGAAGTTAGAAGAAATACTTGAACTATTAACAGGTAAGATACTAGATGATGGTAAGTTATCTACATGATTGATTGGTGTAGAaggataattattattactactactactactacctgTTTGATATTGAATATTAGGACTGTCAGAGAGTAATGGCAATGATAGAGCAGCATTCAATCGGCTTCCTACTTTCGTATTAGAATTAAGACGAGTAGATCCGAAATTTCGAATAGAAGTATTGGAGTGTATGGGACTTGCGCCTTTAGAATCGGATATATGAGATTGTGATAATGTGGTAGATTGGTAGCCATTAGAATGACTCGGTATATGACTAAAATCAGTGGTTAAAGTTTCTCGCAGTGTACCAAAACGACGTTGTTCAGATGAACTCTGAGTAAACAGTGAACCACGGTACATATTTCCAACATTATGAGGTGGAATCTTTTTTCGTATAATATTACTGGGTCGTTGATTAATAAACGAAGGTGGACGACCACTGTATATTTTAGACTGCTGAGTAGGCCTTACAGTTAAAGATTGACCCCTAGGCCAAGGAACGTTAGGAATATGAGGTgatagaataaaattatttgaagtTCCTGAAGATTCTTCCTTGTGAGGCAAACCAAACTTTTTATCCAAGTTATCACTAGAAGATGTGTGCTCTGAATCAGGAGGTAGTGACAAGCAAGCCAAAACATCCTGGACGCATTCTTGAGGGATGAGGGAGCCAATAATGCGTTTTCCATCCTTTGACTTGAGACGTACAACTTGCATACAACGAGATGAATTTGAACGCATCTGAAGAAAAGGCTCAATCCTAGCCCATACATTTAACACTGACCCGCTGAGAACATAATAATTACGCGTTCGTAAACCGACTTCACATAATGTTCGACTTTGCATAGTTGATGAACAAAAGCCATGAAGTAACATATGAATGCAACGTCTAGCACTTTCTTTAAATATCCGGCTCCAAGGCTCTTGACAATCTGAAGGATTAGAAACGCGTGTATATCGTTCCTGTAACTTCTCGAGTTCAATTGGTCGTGCCTGCATACCAGTATTTGGTCGATAGATACGATATAATTTCAAATCGGGTTTATTGGTTGATCGCATAGTACGAGTTTTTACATATACAGCTAGAACAGGTATaacaattttattattactaacagCGGAGGGCAAATAAAAACCGTCATTTACACCATCATGCTGAGTGTATATTTCCATAGCAGCCGACCATGGTAAACCGCGTTCAGCAGTTACTTTGTGTAAATGAACTTGAGTAGACTCCGATAAAAACCATGTATCAAAACTTTTGGTCCAGGCTATTTCCAAATTCTGACCAGAAGTGCCAAGATCCAAAATGCCGAGATCCAGACGATTATCACGTTTAGCACGTCTGGTAACTTCTTCTAATGTTTCCGAAAAGTACTGAAAGAGTGCATTTTGAATATGAACACGTATACCTAAAATACGGTTCAAAAATTTAGACATTTGATTACTATCCTTTTCACGGCATCGACCAGTAGACAAACCTACCCCCTGTAAACTAGCTTTAACATCATTGAAGAAAGACTGAGCATTTAAATTGTCCCGATCGACAGTAACGTCCAAAGACGTGTCAGTTATATAGTCGTTTGGAGGATCAACTATGCCTTCGTCACCCCAAATACAAGCACGTAATACTAACTCTAAAGCTTCTCGTCCGAGTTTAGTATCCAAATTAAACTGGGACAAATCACGAGTTTCTGTGGCTCGTCTATCACCGTGTGTCAGAGCACCAAGAGATTCTAAACGCTTAGCAACTGTAGAGGCGAAGCGCTGCTCACCAGCCAAATTAGAAATCAGAAAGATATATTTTGGAGCGCTAACCTGGTTGGATCGGTGTGTACGACCGAACTGCTGGACTGCACGATCTGCACTCCAAGGAAGTTCCAGTGTTATGTGAACACGTCGGCGTTGGTTAGCTGCTCTTCGATCGGCCTGAAGAGAGATACCACTACTGGCTGCCTCAGAGATAATAGCAATGAGTTTTTCGCCATTCATGAAGCGTTGTTTTTCTGTAAGATTAAGTAGTTCTAAATTGACGTCACTTTCACGACGAGATTCATAGGAAACGCGGCCATCATCCCCCATCACCATACGACCCTTTCTACCTGTCATCTCAGCAACCCGTGAGGGTCCAC of the Schistosoma mansoni, WGS project CABG00000000 data, supercontig 0515, strain Puerto Rico, whole genome shotgun sequence genome contains:
- a CDS encoding strawberry notch-related → LRYCEYEILNDKLPNARIVYASATGATEPRNMAYMTRLGLWGDGTPFKTFNSFIQTLERRGVGAMELVAMDMKLRGMYIARQLSFHGVNFSINEVLIENVKLGHESFIQVYNQSTDLVSVPSFFSFISTRSVYSDCVVIGLQSTGEAKTLEQVEEYGLELGEFVSTAKGVFQCLVEKYFPTPTNVDNFSLRGDKLASAGDRSSNTTLNRAGRAIAAGQGSGLGLKDILGEKMLAKLVAGGSLSGSKLNDDYETSSKVDGVGSGSDDDEHSDESDDDDDSDLNNPQKANGCNLSDGNSSSDYYDSDLEVNSSNNSSRNRSKKSESSKKQSHSGKRKQKYNQVGGSPSCLSDDSDEDWDPDALFDSFLARNMTLSNSTTNSDITKRFDDSKHFGDDIWGDELTRKLSQQYLMGRGSGAASQSMVVNNELKVSPEEAKRQCIEMQSLLLRFIEKLGPKLPPSSLDELIDKLGGPSRVAEMTGRKGRMVMGDDGRVSYESRRESDVNLELLNLTEKQRFMNGEKLIAIISEAASSGISLQADRRAANQRRRVHITLELPWSADRAVQQFGRTHRSNQVSAPKYIFLISNLAGEQRFASTVAKRLESLGALTHGDRRATETRDLSQFNLDTKLGREALELVLRACIWGDEGIVDPPNDYITDTSLDVTVDRDNLNAQSFFNDVKASLQGVGLSTGRCREKDSNQMSKFLNRILGIRVHIQNALFQYFSETLEEVTRRAKRDNRLDLGILDLGTSGQNLEIAWTKSFDTWFLSESTQVHLHKVTAERGLPWSAAMEIYTQHDGVNDGFYLPSAVSNNKIVIPVLAVYVKTRTMRSTNKPDLKLYRIYRPNTGMQARPIELEKLQERYTRVSNPSDCQEPWSRIFKESARRCIHMLLHGFCSSTMQSRTLCEVGLRTRNYYVLSGSVLNVWARIEPFLQMRSNSSRCMQVVRLKSKDGKRIIGSLIPQECVQDVLACLSLPPDSEHTSSSDNLDKKFGLPHKEESSGTSNNFILSPHIPNVPWPRGQSLTVRPTQQSKIYSGRPPSFINQRPSNIIRKKIPPHNVGNMYRGSLFTQSSSEQRRFGTLRETLTTDFSHIPSHSNGYQSTTLSQSHISDSKGASPIHSNTSIRNFGSTRLNSNTKVYERLFRLNEALLDKHEN